The following are encoded together in the Culex pipiens pallens isolate TS chromosome 1, TS_CPP_V2, whole genome shotgun sequence genome:
- the LOC120431773 gene encoding uncharacterized protein LOC120431773 isoform X1, translating into MKQLNKISHNITVITVVICAILHQCNTAPHFQHAQPPPLFESDSLWMNPCSMASYNNSFTRNFTKYQRAENLERIKNAIFRTRQEIEHITIESGENTDWNSKAEKYTFLEPYKKNQTTWEPRLQVYLASIQVIYLKQVDLDNLKNEDGKAGKKLEELRKQAKQLLCDIQEYRNISKSHEQKKENTGYTKEQMNSLIKFDVTEDSDMDLHKWFLKCRFRCFLNAMETHVDILYNRTISKTTRKVRTTKMPKKKPRKGKKNGKLLRNKCCIVNNKPSSPATPKPPMDRTHNNKKKHNERKQSKNIDQNQKKVQRKGNKKAAHKIQM; encoded by the exons ATGaagcaattaaataaaatctcgCATAATATTACAGTGATTACGGTTGTGATCTGTGCAATACTGCACCAGTGCAACACTGCACCTCACTTTCAGCATGCCCAACCGCCGCCACTGTTCGAAAGTGACTCCCTTTGGATGAATCCTTGCAGCATGGCCAGCTATAACAATTCGTTTACGCGGAATTTTACCAAATACCAGCGGGCTGAAAATCTTGAACGG ataaaaaatgccatttttcgaacaaggCAAGAAATCGAGCACATTACTATTGAATCCGGAGAAAACACCGACTGGAACTCCAAGGCGGAAAAGTACACATTTCTAGAGCCGTACAAAAAG AATCAAACTACTTGGGAGCCTCGGTTGCAAGTGTACTTAGCTTCGATCCAGGTAATTTATCTGAAACAAGTTGATTTGGATAACTTAAAAAATGAAGATGGCAAAGCCGGGAAAAAGCTCGAGGAGTTACGCAAACAGGCAAAACAATTGCTGTGCGATATTCAAGAGTATCGAAACATCTCAAAAtctcatgaacaaaaaaaggaaaacacaGGATACACGAAAGAGCAAATGAACTCtttgatcaaatttgatgtGACGGAAGACTCCGACATGGATTTGCACAAATGGTTCTTAAAATGTCGCTTCCGTTGTTTCTTAAATGCTATGGAGACGCACGTAGATATACTGTACAACAGGACGATATCCAAGACAACGAGGAAAGTTCGCACCACGAAGATGCCCAAAAAGAAGCCGCGAAAGGGCAAAAAGAACGGGAAACTCCTTAGGAATAAATGCTGCATTGTAAATAATAAACCCAGCAGTCCGGCCACGCCCAAACCACCGATGGATCGCACACACAACAATAAAAAGAAACATAACGAAAGAAAACAGTCAAAAAATATCGACCAAAATCAGAAGAAAGTACAACGCAAAGGCAATAAAAAGGCAGCTCACAAAATTCAAATGTAA
- the LOC120431773 gene encoding uncharacterized protein LOC120431773 isoform X3, with protein sequence MITVVICAILHQCNTAPHFQHAQPPPLFESDSLWMNPCSMASYNNSFTRNFTKYQRAENLERIKNAIFRTRQEIEHITIESGENTDWNSKAEKYTFLEPYKKNQTTWEPRLQVYLASIQVIYLKQVDLDNLKNEDGKAGKKLEELRKQAKQLLCDIQEYRNISKSHEQKKENTGYTKEQMNSLIKFDVTEDSDMDLHKWFLKCRFRCFLNAMETHVDILYNRTISKTTRKVRTTKMPKKKPRKGKKNGKLLRNKCCIVNNKPSSPATPKPPMDRTHNNKKKHNERKQSKNIDQNQKKVQRKGNKKAAHKIQM encoded by the exons A TGATTACGGTTGTGATCTGTGCAATACTGCACCAGTGCAACACTGCACCTCACTTTCAGCATGCCCAACCGCCGCCACTGTTCGAAAGTGACTCCCTTTGGATGAATCCTTGCAGCATGGCCAGCTATAACAATTCGTTTACGCGGAATTTTACCAAATACCAGCGGGCTGAAAATCTTGAACGG ataaaaaatgccatttttcgaacaaggCAAGAAATCGAGCACATTACTATTGAATCCGGAGAAAACACCGACTGGAACTCCAAGGCGGAAAAGTACACATTTCTAGAGCCGTACAAAAAG AATCAAACTACTTGGGAGCCTCGGTTGCAAGTGTACTTAGCTTCGATCCAGGTAATTTATCTGAAACAAGTTGATTTGGATAACTTAAAAAATGAAGATGGCAAAGCCGGGAAAAAGCTCGAGGAGTTACGCAAACAGGCAAAACAATTGCTGTGCGATATTCAAGAGTATCGAAACATCTCAAAAtctcatgaacaaaaaaaggaaaacacaGGATACACGAAAGAGCAAATGAACTCtttgatcaaatttgatgtGACGGAAGACTCCGACATGGATTTGCACAAATGGTTCTTAAAATGTCGCTTCCGTTGTTTCTTAAATGCTATGGAGACGCACGTAGATATACTGTACAACAGGACGATATCCAAGACAACGAGGAAAGTTCGCACCACGAAGATGCCCAAAAAGAAGCCGCGAAAGGGCAAAAAGAACGGGAAACTCCTTAGGAATAAATGCTGCATTGTAAATAATAAACCCAGCAGTCCGGCCACGCCCAAACCACCGATGGATCGCACACACAACAATAAAAAGAAACATAACGAAAGAAAACAGTCAAAAAATATCGACCAAAATCAGAAGAAAGTACAACGCAAAGGCAATAAAAAGGCAGCTCACAAAATTCAAATGTAA
- the LOC120431773 gene encoding uncharacterized protein LOC120431773 isoform X2, whose protein sequence is MLVITVVICAILHQCNTAPHFQHAQPPPLFESDSLWMNPCSMASYNNSFTRNFTKYQRAENLERIKNAIFRTRQEIEHITIESGENTDWNSKAEKYTFLEPYKKNQTTWEPRLQVYLASIQVIYLKQVDLDNLKNEDGKAGKKLEELRKQAKQLLCDIQEYRNISKSHEQKKENTGYTKEQMNSLIKFDVTEDSDMDLHKWFLKCRFRCFLNAMETHVDILYNRTISKTTRKVRTTKMPKKKPRKGKKNGKLLRNKCCIVNNKPSSPATPKPPMDRTHNNKKKHNERKQSKNIDQNQKKVQRKGNKKAAHKIQM, encoded by the exons ATGTTAG TGATTACGGTTGTGATCTGTGCAATACTGCACCAGTGCAACACTGCACCTCACTTTCAGCATGCCCAACCGCCGCCACTGTTCGAAAGTGACTCCCTTTGGATGAATCCTTGCAGCATGGCCAGCTATAACAATTCGTTTACGCGGAATTTTACCAAATACCAGCGGGCTGAAAATCTTGAACGG ataaaaaatgccatttttcgaacaaggCAAGAAATCGAGCACATTACTATTGAATCCGGAGAAAACACCGACTGGAACTCCAAGGCGGAAAAGTACACATTTCTAGAGCCGTACAAAAAG AATCAAACTACTTGGGAGCCTCGGTTGCAAGTGTACTTAGCTTCGATCCAGGTAATTTATCTGAAACAAGTTGATTTGGATAACTTAAAAAATGAAGATGGCAAAGCCGGGAAAAAGCTCGAGGAGTTACGCAAACAGGCAAAACAATTGCTGTGCGATATTCAAGAGTATCGAAACATCTCAAAAtctcatgaacaaaaaaaggaaaacacaGGATACACGAAAGAGCAAATGAACTCtttgatcaaatttgatgtGACGGAAGACTCCGACATGGATTTGCACAAATGGTTCTTAAAATGTCGCTTCCGTTGTTTCTTAAATGCTATGGAGACGCACGTAGATATACTGTACAACAGGACGATATCCAAGACAACGAGGAAAGTTCGCACCACGAAGATGCCCAAAAAGAAGCCGCGAAAGGGCAAAAAGAACGGGAAACTCCTTAGGAATAAATGCTGCATTGTAAATAATAAACCCAGCAGTCCGGCCACGCCCAAACCACCGATGGATCGCACACACAACAATAAAAAGAAACATAACGAAAGAAAACAGTCAAAAAATATCGACCAAAATCAGAAGAAAGTACAACGCAAAGGCAATAAAAAGGCAGCTCACAAAATTCAAATGTAA